CACGCCGGCGATCGCGCCGCCGCCCAGGCGCTTGCCATGGGGAACCTTCGCGCCTTTGCCGAGTCCGCCGACTTCATCGTGGTGAACAGCGCCGGCTGTGGCGCGCTGCTCAAGGACTACGGCCACCTCCTCGGCACCGAGGCCGCGGCCGCGTTCGGCGCCAAGGTCCGCGATGTCGCCGAGCTGCTCGCCGCGGCGGGCCCGCGTCCCGGCGGCGCGCTCGACCTCGACGTCGCCTACGATGCGCCCTGCCACCTGCAGCACGCGCAGCGGGTGCAGGACGCACCGCTCGCCGTCCTCGGTGCGGTGCCCGGCCTCCGTCTACGCCTGCTCCCCGGCTCCGACCGCTGCTGCGGCAGCGCCGGCGTGTACGCCATGCTCCGGCCCGCCATGGCGCGCGCCGTGCTGGACACGAAGATCGAGAGCTACGCCGCGGCGGAGCCGATGCCCCAGGTGGTAGCCACCGGAAACCCGGGCTGCCTCATGCAGATCGGCGCCGGCGTGCTGGCGGCGAGGCTGCCGATCCGGGTGGCCCACCCGGTCGAGCTGCTGGACGAGAGCTATCGCCGCGCGGGCATGTACGGGTGAGCCCAACTCCGTTATACCTTCGTCGTATGACCGCAGGGATAATCTTCGATTTCAATGGTGTGATCATCGACGACGAGCCGCAGCACTGCGATGCCCTCATCGCGACGCTGGCGGAGTACGGGCAGGCGCTCGACCGGGAGACCTACACCCGCGAGTACCTCGGCTTCGATGACCGCGAGTGCTTCCGCTACAGCTTTGGCCGGCTGGGACGTCCGGTGGACGACGGCGCGCTGCAGGAGGCGATCGAGCGGAAGAACGCCCGCTATGAGCGCGCCATCCGGGGCGACATGCGGCTGGTGCCGGGCGCGGCCGAGTTCATCGAGAACGCCGCCTTCGACGGATTCCAGCTCGCCATCGTCTCGGGCGCGCTCCGGCGCGAGATCGAGCTGGTGCTCGAGCTCACCGGCCTCCGTCCCCACTTCTCCGAGATCGTAGCCGCCGAGGATGTGAGTGCCTGCAAGCCCGATCCCGAGGGGCTGAACCGGGCGCGCGCGGCACTGTCCCTCGCGCCCAAGCGGATCGTGGTGGTGGAAGACTCCCTTCCGGGCCTGGCCGCCGCGCGCGCCGCCGGTCTCCAGTGCGCCATGCTCTGCACCTCGCATCCGGAGGACGCCATCGCCGGCGCGGACCTGGTCTGGCGCGATTTCCTGGGTCACGAGGCGGCCGAGCTGCCGTGGCGCCATGGCTGAGCTGGACCTCACACTCGATCGCGCGCGGCTGGAGAGCGTGCGGCACGGCGCCCGGGTGGTCGCCACCGAGTCGGCCGTCTTCCGGATCACCGGCCCGGGCGCGCTGGCCTGCCTCCAGGGCCTGCTCACCAACGACCTGGTGAAGCCGGGAGACCACAGCCTGGTCTACGGCGCGCTGCTCACGCCCAAGGGCATGATCGTGGTCGACACCTGGGTGGTGCGCCAGCCCGAGGCCCTGACGCTGATCGTGTCGCCCAAGGGGCGGGAGGCCGCGCGGGAGCTGTTCCAACGGTCCCTGCCGCCCCGGCTGGCCCAGGTTACCGACCTCACCGGACAGGCCCGCGTAGTTTGGCTCCTGGGAGGCCACGGCTTCCAGGTGCTGGCCAAGTCAGGTGCGGGGGTGCCGGAGGGCGCCGGGCGGGTGATCCAGGTGGGCGGCGATCTGAGCCCGGTGGCCGTAGCCCTGGCGCCGGAGTCGGCGCCGTTCGTCGGGCTCGCGGTGGGGCTCGCGCCCGCGGTGGACGCGCTGAGCGCGCGGCTCCTTGCCGCGTGCGCCGTGCCGGGCGACGAGCGCGATCTGGAAGTGGCCCGAGTGCTGGGCGGCTGGCCCGCGCTCGGGGCGGAGATCGACGAGCGCACCTTGCCCCAGGAGGTGCGCTACGACGAGATCGGGGGCGTCTCCTACACCAAGGGCTGCTACACCGGTCAGGAGACTGTCGCCCGGCTCCATTTCCGGGGCCACACCAACCGGGAGCTCAAGGGACTCCGCTGGACCGGGGCCGAGCCGCTGGAGGGCCGCAGCGTCACCACCGACACGAAGGAGGTGGGCACGGTGCGCTCCACGCTCGCGCTGGAGGACCGAATGCTGGGATTGGCCATCGTGCGGCGGGAGGTGACCCCGGGCGACGTGGTGCTGGCCGGCGGGCGGCGGGCCAAAGTCGTGGGCCTGCCGTTCGGCGCGGAGGAGCTGGATGGATAAGAATCGGGCCCCGGCGAAGCGCCCGGGGCCCGGCCCAGCAGGTGACCAGGGGAGCTTACTTCTTAGTGGTATCCCGGGCCATCGTGGAGTCGGACATCGGCATCGCGCTGTCGTGCGCCATTCCGCCGCCTGCCATACCAGTATCGGAGGACATCATGCCGGTGGTATCTCCCGCTGCGCCAGCAGGCTTCTTTTCGCCACACCCGGCGAGCACGACGAGGGCCGCCGCCATCAAAAGGGTCTTCTTCATTGTCGCTCCTGAATGGATTAAGTGGGCCAACACGGTCCGCTGGAAATGGCAAAGCCGTCGTCCGACCTGATGGGGCCAAAGTAAGCCGCGGATGACCTTTGTCAAGCCGAACCGCCCGCGGGCGGCGTAGAAGTGGTTGGCATTACGTGTCTTGTAACGAACCTACCTTTGCCTTCGAAGTCGAGTGATGAGCCGATATGACCGAGCCGCGCACCTTACGTGACCTGAAGAACAGTCCTTGGGCCGAGCCGCCGCTCCGCGGGCGCACCGTCCGCGACGAGATCCGGAGCAACCTGCTGCTGCGGCTCGCCTCGGGTGCGCCGCTCTTCACCGGCATCGTGGGCTACGAGGACACCATCCTGCCCCAGATCGTGAACGCGCTGCTGGCGCGGCATCACTTCATCCTGCTGGGCCTCCGGGGCCAGGCCAAGAGCCGCATCCTCCGCGAGCTCACCACGCTGCTCGACGAGCGCATCCCGGTGGTGGCGGGCAGCGAGGTGAACGACGATCCTTTCTCCCCGATCTCCAAGTACGCCCGCGAGCTGCTGGCCGAGTGCGGTGACGCCACGCCGATCGGCTGGCTCACCCGGGAGCAGCGCTACGTCGAGAAGCTGGCCACGCCAGACGTCACCATCGCCGACCTCATCGGCGACGTCGATCCGATCAAGGCGGCCCGGGGCGGCCACCTGCTCTCGGACGAGCTCACCATGCATTTCGGGCTGCTGCCCCGCGCCAACCGGGCCGTCTTCGCCATCAACGAGCTGCCCGACCTGAGCGGCAAGGTCCAGGTCGGCCTGTTCAACATCATGCAGGAGGGCGACGTCCAGATCAAAGGCTACCCGGTGCGCCTCCGGCTCGACGTGCTGCTCGCCTTTACCGCCAATCCGGAGGACTACACCGCGCGGGGCAAGATCATCACCCCGCTGAAAGATCGGATCGGCTCCGAAGTCATCACCCATTATCCCCGCACCGTCCAGCTCGGCATGGAGATCACCACCCAGGAGGCGTGGACCCAGCGTGGCGGGCATCCCCTCGACGTGCCCGACTTCGTGCTGGAGCTGATCGAGCGGGTCGCCTTCGAGGCGCGGGAGGACAAGCGGGTGGACAAGCGCTCGGGCGTGAGCCAGCGGCTGCCGATCAGCGTGCTGGAGAACGCCGTCTCCAACGCCGAGCGGCGGACGGCGCTCCTGGGAGAGGAGCGGATCGTGCCCCGGGTGAGCGACGTCTACGCCGCGGTGCCCTCGATCACCGGCAAGCTGGAGTTGGAGTACGAGGGTGAGCTGCAGGGCGGCGACGCCATCGCCCGCGAGCTCATCCGGCGCGCGGCCGGCCGGGTGCTGGAGGAGCGGATGGGAGGCGCCGATCTGAGCAAGATCGTCGCCTGGTTCGACCACGGCGGCGCCCTCAAGGTCCCGGGCGACGAGCGCTCCGAGCTCTGCTACCAGGGCTTCGGCGTGGTGCCCGGGCTGATCGACACCGTGGTGGAATTCGGCCTCACCTCACGGACCGACAAGCCCCGCGCCGTCGCCGCCTGCGAGCTGCTGCTGGAAGGTCTCGCCGCCCAGAAGCGCATCAGCCGTAGCGAGGAGCTGGGGTACACGAGGATGAAGCCGGAGCGGAGGGAGCCGGGGTATGGGAAGGGGGGGATTTCGTTTCAGTAGAAAGGCGGTAAGGGCGGTAAGGGCGGGAGAGACGAAAAGTTGGGGAGGAATCCAGGCCTTCCACGTTCGAACCTTACCGACCTTACCGCCCTTACCGCCCTGCCCGCTCGACCATCTCAGCGGCCCGCGCGATCCCCACCATTCCCGTATTAATCACCATGTGATACAGCAGGGGGTCATTCCAATCCCGATGGTAGTACTCGCGGTGATATCGGGCCCGCATCCGGTCGGTCTCATCCATCATGGCACAGGCCTGGGCCTGCGTGATGCCCAGACGGCGGGCGGCGTTGTCG
This window of the Gemmatimonadales bacterium genome carries:
- a CDS encoding HAD family phosphatase, producing MTAGIIFDFNGVIIDDEPQHCDALIATLAEYGQALDRETYTREYLGFDDRECFRYSFGRLGRPVDDGALQEAIERKNARYERAIRGDMRLVPGAAEFIENAAFDGFQLAIVSGALRREIELVLELTGLRPHFSEIVAAEDVSACKPDPEGLNRARAALSLAPKRIVVVEDSLPGLAAARAAGLQCAMLCTSHPEDAIAGADLVWRDFLGHEAAELPWRHG
- a CDS encoding magnesium chelatase; this encodes MTEPRTLRDLKNSPWAEPPLRGRTVRDEIRSNLLLRLASGAPLFTGIVGYEDTILPQIVNALLARHHFILLGLRGQAKSRILRELTTLLDERIPVVAGSEVNDDPFSPISKYARELLAECGDATPIGWLTREQRYVEKLATPDVTIADLIGDVDPIKAARGGHLLSDELTMHFGLLPRANRAVFAINELPDLSGKVQVGLFNIMQEGDVQIKGYPVRLRLDVLLAFTANPEDYTARGKIITPLKDRIGSEVITHYPRTVQLGMEITTQEAWTQRGGHPLDVPDFVLELIERVAFEAREDKRVDKRSGVSQRLPISVLENAVSNAERRTALLGEERIVPRVSDVYAAVPSITGKLELEYEGELQGGDAIARELIRRAAGRVLEERMGGADLSKIVAWFDHGGALKVPGDERSELCYQGFGVVPGLIDTVVEFGLTSRTDKPRAVAACELLLEGLAAQKRISRSEELGYTRMKPERREPGYGKGGISFQ